A part of Bubalus bubalis isolate 160015118507 breed Murrah chromosome 6, NDDB_SH_1, whole genome shotgun sequence genomic DNA contains:
- the HJV gene encoding hemojuvelin isoform X2 yields MIQHNCSRQGPTAPPPPRGPVFPGAGPIRASGSPAPDPCDYEGRFSRLHRQPPGFLHCASFGDPHVRTFHHHFHTCRVQGAWPLLDNDFLFVQATSSPVALGANATTTRKLTIIFKNMQECIDQKVYQAEVDNLPAAFEDGSINGGDRPGGSSLSIRTANPGSHVEIRAAYIGTTIIIRQTAGQLSFSIRVAEDVARAFSAEQDLQLCVGGCPPSQRLSRSVRSRRGTITMDTARQLCKEGLPVEDAYFHSCVFDVLISGDPNFTVAAQAALEDARAFLPDLEKLHLFPSDAGVPLSSATLLAPLLSGLFVLWLCIQ; encoded by the exons ATGATTCAGCACAACTGCTCCCGCCAGGGCCCCacggcccctcccccaccccggggcCCCGTCTTTCCAGGCGCAGGCCCGATCCGCGCCTCTGGCTCCCCAGCCCCGGACCCCTGTGACTATGAAGGCCGGTTTTCCCGGCTGCACCGACAACCCCCAGGCTTCTTGCACTGTGCCTCCTTCGGGGACCCTCACGTGCGCACCTTCCATCACCACTTTCACACGTGCCGTGTCCAAGGAGCTTGGCCCTTGCTGGATAATGACTTCCTCTTTGTCCAGGCCACCAGCTCCCCCGTGGCATTGGGGGCCAACGCCACCACCACCCGGAAG CTCACCATTATATTTAAGAACATGCAGGAATGCATTGATCAGAAGGTCTACCAGGCTGAGGTGGACAACCTTCCCGCAGCCTTTGAAGATGGTTCTATCAATGGAGGTGATCGACCTGGGGGCTCAAGTTTGTCCATTCGAACCGCTAACCCTGGGAGCCATGTGGAGATCCGAGCTGCCTACATTGGCACAACTATAATCATTCGGCAGACAGCTGGGCAGctctccttctccatcagagtaGCAGAGGATGTGGCCAGGGCCTTCTCAGCTGAGCAGGACCTGCAGCTCTGTGTTGGGGGATGCCCTCCAAGTCAGCGACTCTCACGCTCAGTGCGCAGTCGTCGGGGAACTATAACCATGGATACTGCCAGACAGCTGTGCAAGGAAGGGCTGCCGGTTGAAGACGCTTACTTTCATTCCTGTGTCTTTGATGTTTTAATCTCCGGTGACCCTAACTTTACTGTAGCAGCTCAGGCAGCTCTGGAGGATGCCCGAGCCTTCCTGCCAGACTTGGAAAAACTACACCTCTTCCCCTCAGATGCTGGGGTTCCTCTTTCCTCAGCAACCCTCCTAGCTCCACTTCTTTCTGGGCTCTTTGTTCTGTGGCTTTGCATTCAGTAA
- the HJV gene encoding hemojuvelin isoform X1: MGDPGQSPSPWSPHGSPPTLSILTLLLLLCGHAYSQCKILRCNAEYVSSTLSLRGGGSPGSLRGGGRGGGVGSSGLCRALRSYALCTRRTARTCRGDLAFHSAVHGIEDLMIQHNCSRQGPTAPPPPRGPVFPGAGPIRASGSPAPDPCDYEGRFSRLHRQPPGFLHCASFGDPHVRTFHHHFHTCRVQGAWPLLDNDFLFVQATSSPVALGANATTTRKLTIIFKNMQECIDQKVYQAEVDNLPAAFEDGSINGGDRPGGSSLSIRTANPGSHVEIRAAYIGTTIIIRQTAGQLSFSIRVAEDVARAFSAEQDLQLCVGGCPPSQRLSRSVRSRRGTITMDTARQLCKEGLPVEDAYFHSCVFDVLISGDPNFTVAAQAALEDARAFLPDLEKLHLFPSDAGVPLSSATLLAPLLSGLFVLWLCIQ, translated from the exons ATGGGGGATCCAGGCCAGTCCCCTAGTCCCTGGTCCCCCCATGGCAGTCCCCCAACTCTAAGCATTCTCACTCTCCTGCTGCTCCTCTGTGGACATG CTTATTCTCAATGCAAGATCCTCCGCTGCAATGCTGAGTATGTATCTTCCACTCTGAGCCTTAGAGGTGGGGGTTCACCAGGATCCCTTCGAGGAGGAGGCCGGGGCGGAGGGGTGGGCTCCAGCGGCCTCTGCCGAGCCCTCCGCTCCTACGCGCTCTGCACTCGGCGCACGGCCCGCACCTGCCGCGGGGACCTCGCCTTCCATTCTGCTGTGCACGGAATCGAAGACCTGATGATTCAGCACAACTGCTCCCGCCAGGGCCCCacggcccctcccccaccccggggcCCCGTCTTTCCAGGCGCAGGCCCGATCCGCGCCTCTGGCTCCCCAGCCCCGGACCCCTGTGACTATGAAGGCCGGTTTTCCCGGCTGCACCGACAACCCCCAGGCTTCTTGCACTGTGCCTCCTTCGGGGACCCTCACGTGCGCACCTTCCATCACCACTTTCACACGTGCCGTGTCCAAGGAGCTTGGCCCTTGCTGGATAATGACTTCCTCTTTGTCCAGGCCACCAGCTCCCCCGTGGCATTGGGGGCCAACGCCACCACCACCCGGAAG CTCACCATTATATTTAAGAACATGCAGGAATGCATTGATCAGAAGGTCTACCAGGCTGAGGTGGACAACCTTCCCGCAGCCTTTGAAGATGGTTCTATCAATGGAGGTGATCGACCTGGGGGCTCAAGTTTGTCCATTCGAACCGCTAACCCTGGGAGCCATGTGGAGATCCGAGCTGCCTACATTGGCACAACTATAATCATTCGGCAGACAGCTGGGCAGctctccttctccatcagagtaGCAGAGGATGTGGCCAGGGCCTTCTCAGCTGAGCAGGACCTGCAGCTCTGTGTTGGGGGATGCCCTCCAAGTCAGCGACTCTCACGCTCAGTGCGCAGTCGTCGGGGAACTATAACCATGGATACTGCCAGACAGCTGTGCAAGGAAGGGCTGCCGGTTGAAGACGCTTACTTTCATTCCTGTGTCTTTGATGTTTTAATCTCCGGTGACCCTAACTTTACTGTAGCAGCTCAGGCAGCTCTGGAGGATGCCCGAGCCTTCCTGCCAGACTTGGAAAAACTACACCTCTTCCCCTCAGATGCTGGGGTTCCTCTTTCCTCAGCAACCCTCCTAGCTCCACTTCTTTCTGGGCTCTTTGTTCTGTGGCTTTGCATTCAGTAA
- the HJV gene encoding hemojuvelin isoform X3: protein MQECIDQKVYQAEVDNLPAAFEDGSINGGDRPGGSSLSIRTANPGSHVEIRAAYIGTTIIIRQTAGQLSFSIRVAEDVARAFSAEQDLQLCVGGCPPSQRLSRSVRSRRGTITMDTARQLCKEGLPVEDAYFHSCVFDVLISGDPNFTVAAQAALEDARAFLPDLEKLHLFPSDAGVPLSSATLLAPLLSGLFVLWLCIQ from the coding sequence ATGCAGGAATGCATTGATCAGAAGGTCTACCAGGCTGAGGTGGACAACCTTCCCGCAGCCTTTGAAGATGGTTCTATCAATGGAGGTGATCGACCTGGGGGCTCAAGTTTGTCCATTCGAACCGCTAACCCTGGGAGCCATGTGGAGATCCGAGCTGCCTACATTGGCACAACTATAATCATTCGGCAGACAGCTGGGCAGctctccttctccatcagagtaGCAGAGGATGTGGCCAGGGCCTTCTCAGCTGAGCAGGACCTGCAGCTCTGTGTTGGGGGATGCCCTCCAAGTCAGCGACTCTCACGCTCAGTGCGCAGTCGTCGGGGAACTATAACCATGGATACTGCCAGACAGCTGTGCAAGGAAGGGCTGCCGGTTGAAGACGCTTACTTTCATTCCTGTGTCTTTGATGTTTTAATCTCCGGTGACCCTAACTTTACTGTAGCAGCTCAGGCAGCTCTGGAGGATGCCCGAGCCTTCCTGCCAGACTTGGAAAAACTACACCTCTTCCCCTCAGATGCTGGGGTTCCTCTTTCCTCAGCAACCCTCCTAGCTCCACTTCTTTCTGGGCTCTTTGTTCTGTGGCTTTGCATTCAGTAA
- the LOC102393086 gene encoding thioredoxin-interacting protein, with the protein MVMFKKIKSFEVVFNDPEKVYGSGEKVAGRVIVEVCEVTRVKAVRILACGVAKVLWMQGSQQCKQTLDYLRYEDTLLLDDQPAGENEMVILRPGNKYEYKFGFELPQGPLGTSFKGKYGCVDYWVKAFLDRPSQPTQETKKNFEVMDLVDVNTPDLLEPVSAKKEKKVSCMFIPDGRVSVSARIDRKGFCEGDEINIHADFENTCSRIVIPKAAIVARHTYLANGQTKVLTQKLSSVRGNHIISGTCASWRGKSLRVQKIRPSILGCNILRVEYSLLIYVSVPGSKKVILDLPLVIGSRSGLSSRTSSMASQTSSEMSWVDLNIPDTLEAPPCYMDSIAEDHRLESPTTPLLEDTDGSQDSPIFMYAPEFRFMPPPTYSEVDPSVLNNNVQ; encoded by the exons ATGGTGATGTTCAAGAAGATCAAGTCTTTCGAGGTAGTCTTTAACGACCCCGAAAAGGTGTACGGCAGTGGGGAGAAGGTGGCTGGCCGGGTGATAGTGGAAGTGTGTGAAGTCACTCGAGTCAAAGCTGTCAGGATCCTGGCTTGCGGAGTGGCCAAAGTCCTGTGGATGCAGGGATCCCAGCAGTGCAAGCAGACGTTGGACTACTTACGCTACGAAGACACGCTTCTCCTGGACGACCAACCAGCTG gTGAGAATGAGATGGTGATCTTGAGACCTGGAAACAAATATGAATACAAGTTCGGCTTTGAGCTTCCTCAGGG GCCTTTGGGAACatctttcaaaggaaaatatGGGTGTGTGGACTACTGGGTGAAGGCTTTTCTTGATCGTCCCAGCCAGCCAActcaagagacaaagaaaaactttGAAGTGATGGATCTAGTGGATGTCAATACTCCTGATTTACTG GAACCTGTGTCagctaaaaaggagaaaaaagtttcCTGCATGTTCATACCTGATGGGCGGGTGTCTGTCTCTGCACGAATTGACAGAAAAGGATTCTGTGAAG GTGATGAGATTAACATCCATGCTGATTTTGAAAATACGTGTTCCCGCATCGTGATCCCCAAAGCTGCCATTGTAGCCCGCCACACTTATCTTGCCAATGGCCAAACCAAGGTGCTGACGCAGAAGTTGTCATCAGTCAGAGGCAATCATATTATCTCCGGAACCTGTGCATCATGGCGTGGCAAGAGCCTTCGGGTGCAGAAAATCAGGCCTTCTATCTTGGGCTGCAATATCCTGCGAGTTGAATACTCCTTACTG ATCTACGTTAGCGTCCCTGGCTCCAAGAAAGTCATTCTTGACCTGCCCCTGGTTATTGGCAGCAGGTCAGGCCTCAGCAGCCGGACGTCCAGCATGGCCAGCCAAACCAGCTCTGAGATGAGTTGGGTAGACCTTAACATCCCAGATACCCTAGAAG CTCCTCCTTGCTATATGGATAGCATTGCTGAAGATCACCGGTTGGAGAGCCCCACTACTCCTCTGCTAGAGGACACAGATGGTTCTCAAGACAGCCCTATTTTTATGTATGCTCCTGAGTTCAGGTTCATGCCACCACCTACTTATTCTGAG gTTGATCCCTCTGTCCTGAACAACAATGTGCAGTGA